The Fusarium fujikuroi IMI 58289 draft genome, chromosome FFUJ_chr01 sequence ttgttgttgttgtccaTATACTGCCGCATGGTGTGGAGGTGTTGGTGTGACTGGGCATCGAGGAGGTAAGCCGTAAGACTCCTTTGCCATGTTGTGGTTGCCCATCAAAGAGTTGCCGTCAGGGGTGATCGGGGGTGTTAGGTAACCATCAAACCCCATCGCGCTGTGTCCTTTTTGGGGAGTGCTGTAGATGTTGCTCGTGTGCTTGTTGATGGGCTCGGCTAGGGGAGTAGCTGGGTTAGCAGCTCGACGGGCGATCGCAGCTTGCTCAGCCATGAAATCGGCCAGCTTCTGCGACACCCGAGAAAAACCTGTTGTTGAGTACTTGCGCGCAAGTGTAGGCGAGGGTTGATGAAGGTGATGCGACAATGTGATCAAGGTAACGTTCTCTGTCTGGTCCCAACCTCCATCGTTAACTTCAGATCGGCCAAGGATAGCTCGTGCGAGGGCGAGAGATGAGCGAGCCATGACAGAAGGCTTGGTGGAAACGAAGTCGCGATGGTACAAGGCAATCTCACACAGATAGGCGGCCATGTGCGCAACCTCCTGGTCGTCACCCTCCTCTGCTACCATTAGTTGCGAAAAGAAGTCAACGGTGGGGTGGCCAATGATCCAATCGAGGGTGTTGAGGACATGCATCTCCATTTGTGTGAACATGCCAGCGTCATAAAGTCCGCAGCACATGTTGTTGAGTTCGTGAATCTGGGGAACGCGGTCCTTCTTGTCACCATACTTGGCAGCGATGAGTAGTGCAGCGCATCCAACCAGCTGGTAGTGTTGCTTGTACACCACTCGCTTAGAGCAATATCGATCGAGGAGGTTAAcagtgaggaagagagtCTCGGGGAGGAGGCCGAAAGCGGCATGAGCCTCGATGAGGAAGTCTATCAAATAAGGTCGCATGAACCACTGGATCTCGCGCTGCATATCGATGAGGGAAGCATCTGGTAGAGTCTCATCCTATAAATTGTTAGCAGATGAGGCGTGGTGGACGTCAAAGCGGCAACATACCTCCATTTGTCGCATATGCTGCATGATATCCTCGAGGTACTCATCGCCTGCTAATCGTGATAGCTCAACGCCGATGATGTCTTGCCGTTGACGGGCCATCATTCGCGCTGCTTCTTGGGCAGTGATTCTGTGATGAGGTTCTTCAGACTCCACGAAGTAAGAGTCGTCGTGTTGAGAGTACGCCATATTGGGTGGTAGGTGATTGGGGTTTCTCAGGTGGGCGGTGACGGGGCAGAATAGTGCCTGTGGCTTGGTGTCAAAGGAGAGACTGTTTGTTCGCCAGGAATCTTGTGGTCGGAAAGTCGCAAAAAGAGAGAGTGACTTTAGCTGCAAAAAGGAGTGATGCGAAGCCGATTAATTAggatattaagatattaaagaaCGTGGGTgaaaatgatgaaaagagtGACCGTGGCTGGTAACGAGACCAGGAGCATGTAGATAGTGGagttaaaaaagaaaagggatTGGAAAGGGGGCCGTTTAAAGACGAGATCGACTCAAGGGCTCTAATGCGGTATGTGCGTCAGTATCAAGTTTAATACTAGCCAAATCTCAATTTCGCCAAGCTCGTGACTCGCTGGAGGCATTACATTACACGGCGAAATGGACCTATGCAACTATCCCTTGGGCGATAGACGACATGACAAGCTGGCACGAGTATGGTATCGAGGGGGGAGGGGCAGGTCTTACAGCCACACGTCGGAGAGATGGGCAAAgctcgttgagaagctgagaCAGTCCCTGAATCGAATCAAGCAGGAATAACGAGCTAACGTCTCCCACTGGGTAGATCTCAAGGAGAAAAAGCGTGGTGGTCGTGGCTGTGGTGAGGAGAGCGGTATGCGGGAGTTGAACACTCGGCATGCAGCTATACGGAAATTAGATATGATATGTCCCCGGCGCCGTGCAGCAACGGCGATGACATACCTTTCCTACGCTCGTGAACGCCTTTGATGGTTCGATTATCGAGTCAGAACGACAGCGATGTAACCGAACAGGTCGCGATTGATTAACTCACGACGGAGTGTGTGTGGATGGTTCGGAATTCTCTAGGGTGCTGCGGGATTGAGAGTTGAATAACTCGCAATCGTCACTTTGACCTAGATTTTTCCTGTAATCCAAGGGATACCCAGAATTGATTGGCGACTAGTCTTCGGTTCGATGACTAGTTTCGGGAAGGGTTGAAGAGTGGTCGCTGTCGAGTTGAACTGAATTGAATCAAGGGAGCGGGCTCGTCGATGGGAGGCTTCGTCGGCGGCGG is a genomic window containing:
- a CDS encoding related to G1/S-specific cyclin, translated to MAYSQHDDSYFVESEEPHHRITAQEAARMMARQRQDIIGVELSRLAGDEYLEDIMQHMRQMEDETLPDASLIDMQREIQWFMRPYLIDFLIEAHAAFGLLPETLFLTVNLLDRYCSKRVVYKQHYQLVGCAALLIAAKYGDKKDRVPQIHELNNMCCGLYDAGMFTQMEMHVLNTLDWIIGHPTVDFFSQLMVAEEGDDQEVAHMAAYLCEIALYHRDFVSTKPSVMARSSLALARAILGRSEVNDGGWDQTENVTLITLSHHLHQPSPTLARKYSTTGFSRVSQKLADFMAEQAAIARRAANPATPLAEPINKHTSNIYSTPQKGHSAMGFDGYLTPPITPDGNSLMGNHNMAKESYGLPPRCPVTPTPPHHAAVYGQQQQHHQYVGYVNQHGMNQ